The Agromyces mariniharenae sequence GGAGGCTCCCTCCGCTAAAGTACTAAGCGGAGGCAACCTCCGATCGGAGTCTCCCTCCAGTATATCCCCTTCCGCCTGATCGAAAGGCGTTTCGCTTGTCTGCATCTCGCATCACCTTCCTCGCGGTGGCCACGAGCTTCACCGCGGTCGCAAGCCTGCAATCGCTCATCATCCCCGTGCTCTCGACGATCGGCGCCGACCTCGGCGCCGACGCGGTCGGCCAGACGTGGATGCTCACCGCCTGGCTCATCTCCGCGGCGGTCGCCACGCCGCTGCTCGGCCGCGCCGGCGACCTCGTCGGCCGCCGCCGCATGTACCTCCTCGCGCTCGGCGCGGTGGCGGTCGGCTCCCTGCTCTCCGCGTTCGCGCCGAACCTCACCGTCATGCTGTTCGCCCGCGTGCTGCAGGGCCTCGGCGCCGCAGTGTTCCCGCTCGGCTTCGGGCTCGTGCGCGACGCCTTCCCGCCCGCACGCCTCGCCGGTGCGATCGGGGGCCTCTCGGCGATCATGGCCGTCGGCAGCGGCCTCGGCACCGTCATCGCCGGTCCGGTCTCGGCCGTGATCGGATGGCGCGGGCTCTTCGCCCTGCCGCTCGTGCTCGCCGCGACGGGCCTCGTCCTCGGCTGGTTCGGCCTCGCGCGCTCGACCACCCGGGCGACCGGGCGTATCAACGTGCTCGCGGCCGTGCTCCTCTCGGGCTGGCTCGTCGCGCTGCTCCTGCCGCTCAGCTCGGGCAACCAGTGGGGCTGGGGCTCGCCCATCGTGCTGTCGCTCTTCGTGGTCGCGGCGATCCTCGCCGCCGCGTGGGTCGCGGTCGAGCTCCGCTCGCGCAACCCGCTCGTCGACATGAAGATCATGCGCCTGCCCGCGGTCTGGACGACGAACGCCACCGCCCTCCTCACGGGCGCGGCCATGTTCGGCGTCTGGGCGTACCTGCCCCGCCTCGCCGAGACGCCGACCTCGAGCGGCTACGGCCTCGGCGTGGACGCGAGCACGGCCGGCCTCATCATGCTGCCGATGCTCGTGACGATGGCCTCGGTCGGATTCGTCGCCGGTCCCCTGAGCCGCGTGCTTCCGTTCGCGGCGCAGCTCACGCTCGGCGCGTTCCTCTCGGCGCTCGCGTCGCTCGGCATCGCGTTCCTGCACGACAACGTCTGGACGCTCGCCGCAGCCGCCGCGGTGCTCGGCCTCGGCACGGGGCTCGTCACCTCGTCGACGCCGAACCTCATCGTCCGCAGCGTGCCGGCCGACCAGGTCGGCATCGCGACCGGCATGAACGCGAACATCCGCACGATCGGCGGCGCGATCGGCACGACCGTGTTCGCCGCCGCGATCGGCGCGACGCTCGGTGCCGCGGGCCTGCCCGCCGAGTCGGGCTACGTCGCCGCGTTCGTGATCGGCGCTGTGCTCGCGCTGGTCGGCGGCCTGGTGCCGTTCTTCGGCCGCAGCCGTCCGGTCCGGCCCGAGGCCCGGGCGATCCCGGTCATCGAGTCCCCGCTCGAGGAGCTCGCCGAAGCGGCCTGAGCCGCCGATCGGATGCCCCGACGACTCGAACGCCCGGCCCGCGCGACACCGCGGGACCGGGTGTTCGTCGTGTCAGCGCCCGAGCTCGAGGGTCATGAACACGCTGTTCGGGTCGAGCACGTAGTCGCCGAACGGACCGCACACCTCGAACCCGTACTTCGCGTAGAGCGTGCGGGCCGGTCGGAAGAACTCCTGCGATCCGGTCTCGAGGCTCACGCGGCGGTAGCCGCGCCGGGCGGACTCGGCGAGCACGTGCTCGAGCAGGCGCGCACCGAGCCCGCGGCCGCGTGCCGCGGCATCCGTGCGCATCGACTTCAGCTCGCCGTGCTCGGGGCCGAGCTCCTTGAGGGCGACGCAGCCGTGCAGTCCGTCGGCGTCGCCGATGGTCCAGAAGGTGACCTCGGGCACCGCCAGCCCCGAGACGTCGAGGGCGTGCACGCTCTCGGCCGGCGAGGTCGCGAACATGTCGTCGAGGTGGTCGGTGAGCAGGCGGATGACCCGCTCGTCGGCGAGGTCGCCGGGTCGGATGTCGGTGGTGGTCGTCACCGCCCCATTCTCGCCGATGCACGAAGCCCGCCCCGACCCGTCACCAGGCCGCACCGTTCGCGCGCGCCGCGTCGACGGCGGCGTCGACCGGGCCGAACCACGCCTCGCCGTGACCCGGCAGCAGGACGCGTGCCGAGGAGGCGCGGAGCACGTCGAGCGAGCGCCGCGCCTCATCGCGGTCGTGGTGGAAGATCGACGGCAGCAGCTGCGGACCGGAGATCGGCGAGGTGCGATGGCGGGTCACGAGCGCGTCGCCGGCGACGAGCACGTCCTCGGCCTCGAAGTCGTACGCGGTGTGTCCGCTCGTATGGCCGGTGACGGATAGGGCTCGCGGTCGCCCGGGCACCGCGACATGCTCCCCCTCGAGCGGCAGCGGCGTCACCCCCGGCACGCCGAGCCTGGCGCCGCCGCGCAGCAGCGGCATGATCGCCGCGGACCAGGCGGCGACCGCGGGTCGCCACACGTTCGGGAGCACGTTGCCCGGACCGGCCTGCTCGACGATGTCGCGGCGCACGTTCGGCACCTCCGCGGGGTGCGCGTGCACCGGCGTGCCGAAGTCCGCGGCGAGCCACGCGGCGCCGCCGAGGTGGTCGGCATGCCCGTGGGTGATGAGCACCGCGGTGACGTCCTCGGGGCGGCACCCGACCTCGTCGAGCGAGGCGATGAGCAGGTCGCGCTGGCCCGCATACCCCGAGTCGACCAGGGTGATGCCGTCGGGTCCCGCGTACACGATCCAGTTCACGTGCTCGGTGTGCGCGAAGTGCAGGCGCTCGCTCACCCGATCGACGTGGAGTCCACGCCGGTCGCCCTCGCGGCCTGCCACGACGACCTCCTCCCCCGGCCGAGGGCTACCGGCCGAGCAGTGTGTTCAACCAGCCCGGGCCGGCGACGATCACGTCGTCGCCGAGGCGCGTCCGGAGCCCGCGGTCGGCGGTCACGACGAGCACCCGGTGACCGCCGTCAGTCCCAGTCTCGCGAAGCTCGGTCGCGATGTCGACGATCGCGCGGTCGCCGTCCTCCGGCGCACGCACCACGTCGATCCCGGGCACGGATGCCGCCGCCTTCGCGGCGCCCTCGATCACGGCGGTCACGCGCTCGATTCGCATGCCGCCACCGTCGGGCCCGTCGACGACCCGCCCGACGAGGCCCGGCAGTCCGGCCATGACGCGCTCGGCTCCCGCGGCGCGATCGCGCCACCACCCGTCGGGACGCGACCCCATCACGTTGGCCACGTCCACGACCACGGTGACGTCGATCGCCAGCGCTTCGTCGTGGGTCATCCGCCGATCATGCCACTTCCGGAACTTCGGAACTTCGGAACTTCGGCACTTCGGCACTCCGGCACTTCGGCACTTCGGCACTTGGGCACTCCGGCACTTCGGCACTTCGGCACTTCGGCACTTGGGCACCCTTCACGCCGCGAGCACGCTGAACGTCGCGGGTCCCCTCGACTCGATCGACACCAGTTCGAGCTCCACGGGGGACGCGAAGAGCCGCATCGCGGCCGGATCGCCGACCACGGTCGGGAACGTGAAGAGCCGGTACTCGTCGACCAACCCCGCAGCCTGCAGCTCTCGCACCACGCTGAGGCTCCCGATGATCACGACGTCGCCCTCGCTCGCGAGGCGGGTGACGCCGTCGACGAGGTCGCCGTCGAGCCGCTCGGAACCGTCCCACGCGTCGAGGTCCGGCGAGCCGGCCGACACGACCACCTTCCGTGCCCGGTTCATCGCGGTCGAGAACGGGTCGGTGCGTGCGGGCCACAGGCGCGAGAGGTGCTCCCACGTGCGGCGTCCGAACAGGAGGACGCCGGGGTCGAGCGCCGGCACGATCCCGAACGCGTCGCCCGCGATCGCCTCCACGCCGAAGCGGAACGCCCAGCCGCCGAAGCCGGCTCCGCCGCGCCCGTCGGGTCCTCGACGACCCCGTCGAGGGTGATGAACTCGATGACGATGACCGTGCCCATGGTCGTGCTCCTTCGACTCGCGGGCCGGCCGAGTGCCGGTCCTCCGAGTACCTACCGGGGGCGAGGCGCGAACTCATCGCGGTCAGCGAATCACGGCGTCGCCGTCGAGCCCGAACGCCGCGAACGCCTCCGGCGACTGGAACACGGTCGTGCGAGCGACGCGTCCGCCCTCGACCGTGAGCACCTGCACGGTGTGCAGCCTCCCGTCGACGTACGCCACGAACCCCGCCTCGCCGTTCGCCCAGATGGGCTCCGTGCGCCAGTCGGTGCCGCGCAGTCGGTAGACGCGCCGCATGAAGCCCGCGTAGTCGTCGCGACCGGCGTACCAGTTCTCGTTCGGCGGCATCTCGAGCACGATGTCGTCGGTGAGCAGGGCGGTGATCGCCGGCACGTCGGCGCGCTCGAACGCGTCGACGTAGCGGTCGACGACCGCCCGCTGCTCCGCCGGCGGCTCGGCCGCCGCCTCGGGATCCACGCCGGCCGACGCGAGCGTCCTCCGCGCCCGCTGCAGCGCGCTGTTCACGGCGGCCGTCGACATGCCGAGCGACTCCCCCACCTCGGCGGCCGGCACGTCGAGCGCCTCGCGCAGGATGAGCGCGGCACGCTGCCGCGCGGGCAGCAGCTGCAGCGCCGCGACCAGCGCGAGCCGCAGGCGGCTCCGTTCGACGGCGGATGCCTCGGGGTCGCCGGGGATGGGCGTGAGCCAGGTCACCTCGAGGTTCGGGACCAGCGGGGCATCCGGGTCATCGAAGGCCGGACCGACGCTCGACGGGAGCGGGCGTGACGAGCGGGACTCGAGCGCGGTGAGGCACGCGTTGGTCGCGATGCGATAGAGCCAGGTTCGCAGCGAGGCGCGCGCCGGATCGAAGCGGTCGGCGGCGCGCCAGGCGCGCAGCAGCGTCTCCTGCACGGCGTCCTCGGCGTCGTGCACCGAGCCGAGCATGCGGTAGCAGTGCACGAGCAGCTCGTGGCGATGGCGCGCGACGGCCCGCTCGAAATCGGCCTCCACACGCGACATCCTGTCACCGAACCGGTGGCCCGCCTCGACGCGAACACTCGGCGCGCCGACGGCCCGACCCCCGCGAACGAGGACCGGGCCGACGTGCCGACCGAAGCGGACGCGGCCGCGTCAGCCGCAGTTCCGCGCATCGTATGCGGCAGACTGCGTGAGGCTCACCTCCTCGCCGTCGATCGTCGCGGTCGCGATCACGACGACCTCGCCCGCGGGCGCCTCGGTCGCCTTCGTGTTGAAGGTGTGCGACAGCGCCTTGCCCGGCACGACGTCGACCGCCGTCTTGGTGCCGTACTCGGTCTCGAAGGCCAGGGCGATCGGCACCTCCTCGCCGTTCACCGCCGTGGCCGTGACGCGCACCTTGCCGGCCAGGCACTTGGCGGTCGCCTCGACCGGCACGTCGAGCGGGAGCGCGCTGAACGGCGACACCGTGACGCGGTCGATGATCGGCGCCTCCTTCGCGCGCAGCGGGATGCCGGGCCAGTTCTCGCCGGCATAGGTCACGCCGTCGAAGTTCGGCTGCTCCTCGGCCGAGAACGTGATCGTGTTCTCGCCCGCCTCGAGGTCGAGCACGATCGTGCGCTCCCAGAAGTTGTTCCGGTGGAACGTCGGCGCGAAGAGCACGCGCTGCACGTCGCCGCCGTTCACCGAGAGGTCGGCATGCCGCGCCATCGGGTTGGGGTTGTAGTGCGTCGCGGGCACCTGCTCGGGGTTCGAGTAGCGCACCACGACCGCGTGCGCGCCCGCCTCCGCGGCATCCACCCGGAACGTGAGCGTGTTCTCGTTGCCCGGGTCGCCGCCGATGCCGCTGACGGCGGAGCCGCCCTCGGCGAGCGTCAGCGCGGTGGCCGCCGCGGTGCCGGCGAGCTCGGCGTCCTCGGCCTGGTACTCGGTCGCGCCGAGACGCTCCGCCGAGCCGCCGATGCGCAGCTTGTCGAGCACCACGCCCGCGGCGTCGCCGGTGACGGTGACCTTGTTGATGCCGCCGTCGAGGTGCACCGCGGCGCGGGTTGCCGAAGACAGGTCCAGCACGTCCCGGCCGTTGACCGCGAGCGAACCGGCCGCGTCGCCGGCGACGTCGACGGTCACGGTCGCCTCGGCGTCGCGAGCGCCATACACCCAGAACGTCGCCGACTCG is a genomic window containing:
- a CDS encoding dihydrofolate reductase family protein → MEAIAGDAFGIVPALDPGVLLFGRRTWEHLSRLWPARTDPFSTAMNRARKVVVSAGSPDLDAWDGSERLDGDLVDGVTRLASEGDVVIIGSLSVVRELQAAGLVDEYRLFTFPTVVGDPAAMRLFASPVELELVSIESRGPATFSVLAA
- a CDS encoding GNAT family N-acetyltransferase → MTTTTDIRPGDLADERVIRLLTDHLDDMFATSPAESVHALDVSGLAVPEVTFWTIGDADGLHGCVALKELGPEHGELKSMRTDAAARGRGLGARLLEHVLAESARRGYRRVSLETGSQEFFRPARTLYAKYGFEVCGPFGDYVLDPNSVFMTLELGR
- a CDS encoding RNA polymerase subunit sigma-70, encoding MSRVEADFERAVARHRHELLVHCYRMLGSVHDAEDAVQETLLRAWRAADRFDPARASLRTWLYRIATNACLTALESRSSRPLPSSVGPAFDDPDAPLVPNLEVTWLTPIPGDPEASAVERSRLRLALVAALQLLPARQRAALILREALDVPAAEVGESLGMSTAAVNSALQRARRTLASAGVDPEAAAEPPAEQRAVVDRYVDAFERADVPAITALLTDDIVLEMPPNENWYAGRDDYAGFMRRVYRLRGTDWRTEPIWANGEAGFVAYVDGRLHTVQVLTVEGGRVARTTVFQSPEAFAAFGLDGDAVIR
- a CDS encoding MFS transporter, with the protein product MSASRITFLAVATSFTAVASLQSLIIPVLSTIGADLGADAVGQTWMLTAWLISAAVATPLLGRAGDLVGRRRMYLLALGAVAVGSLLSAFAPNLTVMLFARVLQGLGAAVFPLGFGLVRDAFPPARLAGAIGGLSAIMAVGSGLGTVIAGPVSAVIGWRGLFALPLVLAATGLVLGWFGLARSTTRATGRINVLAAVLLSGWLVALLLPLSSGNQWGWGSPIVLSLFVVAAILAAAWVAVELRSRNPLVDMKIMRLPAVWTTNATALLTGAAMFGVWAYLPRLAETPTSSGYGLGVDASTAGLIMLPMLVTMASVGFVAGPLSRVLPFAAQLTLGAFLSALASLGIAFLHDNVWTLAAAAAVLGLGTGLVTSSTPNLIVRSVPADQVGIATGMNANIRTIGGAIGTTVFAAAIGATLGAAGLPAESGYVAAFVIGAVLALVGGLVPFFGRSRPVRPEARAIPVIESPLEELAEAA
- a CDS encoding MBL fold metallo-hydrolase, which gives rise to MAGREGDRRGLHVDRVSERLHFAHTEHVNWIVYAGPDGITLVDSGYAGQRDLLIASLDEVGCRPEDVTAVLITHGHADHLGGAAWLAADFGTPVHAHPAEVPNVRRDIVEQAGPGNVLPNVWRPAVAAWSAAIMPLLRGGARLGVPGVTPLPLEGEHVAVPGRPRALSVTGHTSGHTAYDFEAEDVLVAGDALVTRHRTSPISGPQLLPSIFHHDRDEARRSLDVLRASSARVLLPGHGEAWFGPVDAAVDAARANGAAW